In Papaver somniferum cultivar HN1 chromosome 1, ASM357369v1, whole genome shotgun sequence, a genomic segment contains:
- the LOC113351554 gene encoding putative nuclease HARBI1 codes for MGGSQFSGLPNGKIVQCKFYLADAGFANMPQFITPYRGVRYHLKEFGGNRPKCAKELFNLRHASLRNAIERTIGILKRRFTILQLQPQYPFESQVKIVLACCILHNHIRRECINDLIFDDENLQNLLETDPRMQQDSECPTLGRNRQREVASELRTSIADAMWNDYQCRRHG; via the exons ATGGGTGGCTCTCAGTTCAGTGGTCTTCCAAATG GGAAAATTGTACAAT GTAAATTTTATCTCGCTGATGCAGGATTCGCCAATATGCCGCAGTTTATTACTCCATATCGTGGTGTCCGTTATCACTTGAAGGAATTTGGTGGAAATCGTCCAAAATGTGCAAAGGAATTATTCAATCTCCGACATGCATCGTTACGGAATGCAATTGAACGTACTATCGGTATACTTAAAAGACGCTTCACTATTTTGCAACTGCAGCCTCAATATCCATTCGAATCACAAGTGAAAATTGTACTTGCATGTTGCATCCTTCATAACCACATCCGCAGAGAGTGCATTAATGACTTGATTTTCGATGATGAGAACTTACAAAACCTACTAGAAACCGATCCAAGAATGCAACAAGACAGTGAATGCCCTACACTTGGGAGAAATAGACAACGAGAAGTAGCTTCAGAACTTCGAACTTCAATCGCAGATGCAATGTGGAATGATTATCAGTGTCGCCGCCACGGCTAA
- the LOC113302777 gene encoding kinesin-like protein KIN-12F, whose amino-acid sequence MAPLLEIFENKLPGGILTQSIRKLLPRSSSANMSLKMKSIKSIDTENTPPLDPNVQLDNDYISSPVTKKSPLKSVSFQRDVLVLDQQVDKSATLPPDPSVKIIARIRPVSWRERDLPTVRKVSPTSISVEDRVFNFDSVVDSTSTQEDIFQLVGVPVVKDSLAGYNTTVLSYGQTGSGKTYTMWGPPSAMVEGHSPSSNQGIVPRIFQMLFSDIQREQENSGEKQVNYQCRCSFLEIYNEQIGDLLDPTQRNLKIRDDAKNGFYVENLTEESVTSYDDVTQILIKGLSNRKVGATSINSKSSRSHVVFTCVVESWCKVTSSKCISSSKTSRISLVDLAGSDRNKLEDASIKEVRNVRKSLAQLGRLVNTLAESPQPGNPSDVPYRSSCLTHLLRESFGGNAKLSVLCTVSPHDRCKGETLSTLRFGQRAKSIQNEPQINEISEDDVNGLSDQIRLLKEELIRAKSVGYNSMGKNSEYYGGKSARESLNQLRLSLNRSLILPRMDNDSDEEINVDEEDVKDLRVQLENLQTNLSVEKEESFFSSFEDSSDTDLPSDESKIDDTGFEELDKEPIGPLKEEGSSVAPQDNLTNLTRASLSVIPLRQVSVLQEPTFSESPKFENTQKRSISASLNNLASQNLVSESCNLKQEVLRQSVKRSDQIRASLRASTIFSGATESLAASLHRGLQIIDQHQRSSASSKSSVALSFDHLALKPCQENEKSIAGLQTLPEDGSSGSFICAACKQPGVHESEQVEDSFNKWIVPGGGAVTVDQASKDTQIALAEALKREEELKTVCAEQVAKIEQLDLLVKKYEEQGQNSVTSQDYSENLLEMADHESKKMSFDTSEREELLKEIESLKNRLQSYNDVPSDLSQSILSIRSNDESHFQEKIDEVIEKERQKWTKMESEWICLTDELRISIELQRQHSEKVEAELTLEKKVTEELDETLDRAVLGHARMVEHYVELQEKHNELLGRNRRIMEGIAEVKKAAAKAGGKGKSNSRFLKSLATELSALRVEREKEREHLRKENNRLKIQLRDTAEAVHAAGELLVRLREAEEAVSVAEGNYMNAKKDNEKIRKQLEKQKRKHAMEMVTMKQYLAESRLPESALQPMYWKEEEDRATNSISNSNAAVTEDDQSWRTAFQPAYQERY is encoded by the exons ATGGCACCATTGTTAGAGATCtttgaaaacaaactaccaggaGGAATTTTAACACAATCGATCCGTAAATTACTACCTAGATCTTCTTCGGCAAATATGTCACTGAAGATGAAATCAATCAAATCGATTGATACTGAAAACACTCCTccgttagatccaaatgttcagttAGATAATGATTACATTTCTTCTCCAGTTACAAAAAAATCACCACTGAAATCAGTTAGTTTTCAGAGAGACGTCTTAGTTTTAGATCAACAAGTTGATAAATCAGCTACTCTTCCTCCTGATCCATCAGTGAAG ATTATTGCAAGAATCAGACCTGTCAGCTGGCGCGAGAGAGATCTTCCGACTGTTCGTAAAGTTAGCCCTACTTCAATTTCTGTTGAAGATCGCGTGTTTAATTTTGATTCAGTTGTTGATTCAACTTCTACACAG GAAGACATCTTCCAATTGGTGGGGGTTCCAGTAGTAAAGGATTCCTTGGCTGGTTATAACACTACAGTATTATCCTATGGACAG ACGGGTAGTGGCAAAACTTATACAATGTGGGGTCCTCCCAGCGCTATGGTTGAAGGTCACTCACCAAGTAGCAACCAGGGCATTGTTCCTCGTATCTTCCAGATGCTATTCTCAGATATTCAAAGA GAACAAGAAAACTCTGGAGAGAAGCAGGTCAATTATCAGTGTCGATGTTCGTTTCTGGAA atATATAATGAGCAGATAGGTGATTTACTTGATCCCACGCAGAGAAACCTTAAG ATAAGAGATGATGCGAAAAATGGATTCTATGTTGAAAATCTAACTGAAGAATCTGTTACTAGTTATGATGATGTAACACAAATTTTAATTAAG GGGCTTTCAAATAGAAAGGTTGGTGCAACCAGTATAAACTCAAAGAGCTCTCGCTCTCATGTGGTCTTCACTTGTGTCGTTGAATCGTGGTGCAAG GTTACCTCGTCAAAATGCATTAGTAGTTCGAAAACCAGCAGAATTAGTCTGGTTGACCTTGCTGGATCAGACAGAAATAAACTTGAGGATGCATCCATAAAGGAGGTCAGGAATGTGAGAAAATCTCTGGCACAGCTCGG GCGCTTGGTTAACACTCTTGCTGAAAGTCCCCAGCCTGGAAACCCTAGTGATGTCCCGTATAGAAGTTCATGTTTAACACATTTACTTCGGGAATCATTTGGGGGAAATGCAAAACTCTCAGTCCTCTGCACTGTTTCTCCTCATGACAG ATGTAAAGGTGAAACTTTGAGCACGCTAAGGTTTGGTCAGCGTGCAAAATCCATTCAAAATGAGCCACAAATAAATGAGATTTCGGAGGATGATGTTAATGGTCTCAGTGATCAGATTCGtctattgaaa GAAGAACTTATTAGAGCAAAGTCAGTTGGGTACAACTCAATGGGAAAGAATTCCGAGTATTACGGAGGAAAAAGTGCCCGTGAAAGCTTAAATCAGCTGAGGTTAAGTCTCAATCGCTCGCTGATCCTACCCCGTATGGATAATGATTCAGACGAAGAAattaatgttgatgaagaagatgtaAAAGATCTAAGAGTCCAATTAGAGAATTTACAAACAAACCTATCCGTCGAGAAGGAAGAAAGTTTCTTTTCGTCCTTTGAAGATAGTTCAGATACAGATTTACCGAGTGATGAAAGTAAAATTGATGACACCGGTTTCGAAGAACTTGATAAGGAACCCATCGGACCTTTAAAGGAGGAGGGTAGTTCTGTAGCTCCCCAAGACAATTTAACTAATCTCACCAGAGCTAGTCTTTCTGTCATCCCGCTGCGACAGGTTTCAGTCCTTCAAGAACCAACCTTCTCAGAATCACCGAAATTCGAAAATACCCAGAAGAGAAGTATATCAGCCTCATTAAATAATTTGGCGAGTCAAAATCTAGTTTCTGAGAGTTGCAATCTCAAACAGGAGGTTTTGCGACAGTCGGTTAAACGAAGTGATCAAATCCGTGCTTCCTTGCGTGCAAGCACTATATTCTCAGGTGCCACGGAGTCCTTGGCTGCAAGCCTCCACAGAGGTTTGCAGATTATTGACCAGCATCAAAGGAGTTCAGCTTCAAGCAAATCCTCAGTTGCTTTGTCCTTTGATCATTTAGCATTGAaaccatgccaagaaaatgaaaaatctatTGCTGGTCTCCAAACATTACCAGAAGACGGATCAAGTGGATCTTTCATTTGTGCAGCTTGCAAACAGCCAGGAGTTCATGAGTCTGAACAGGTGGAGGACAGCTTTAACAAATGGATAGTACCGGGTGGTGGAGCAGTAACTGTGGACCAGGCATCTAAA GACACACAAATAGCTTTGGCTGAAGCACTCAAGAGAGAGGAGGAGCTCAAAACTGTGTGTGCAGAACAAGTTGCAAAAATTGAGCAGCTCGATCTCCTG GTCAAGAAATATGAAGAGCAAGGACAGAATTCAGTAACAAGTCAGGACTATTCTGAGAACCTTCTGGAGATGGCGGATCATGAGAGCAAGAAAATGTCTTTTGATACAAGTGAGAGAGAAGAACTTCTCAAGGAAATTGAAAGTTTGAAAAACAGGTTGCAGTCTTACAATGATGTTCCTTCAGACTTGTCACAGTCAATTTTGTCGATAAGAAGTAATGATGAATCTCATTTTCAAGAAAAGATTGACGAGGTAATAGAAAAGGAAAGGCAAAAGTGGACAAAGATGGAAAGTGAGTGGATTTGTTTAACTGATGAATTGAGAATTTCTATCGAATTACAACGCCAGCATTCAGAGAAAGTGGAAGCGGAGTTGACATTAGAGAAAAAAGTCACGGAAGAATTGGATGAGACATTAGATAGGGCTGTTCTTGGGCATGCTAGAATGGTTGAACACTATGTTGAGCTGCAAGAGAAGCATAATGAATTACTTGGAAGAAACCGAAGGATCATGGAAGGGATTGCAGAGGTGAAAAAGGCTGCTGCAAAGGCAGGAGGAAAAGGGAAGAGTAATTCACGTTTCCTCAAGTCCCTTGCCACAGAGCTTTCAGCCTTAAGAGTAGAGAGAGAAAAGGAAAGGGAACATTTGAGAAAGGAGAACAACCGTTTAAAGATTCAGCTAAGAGATACAGCGGAAGCTGTTCATGCTGCTGGGGAGCTTCTTGTTCGTTTGAGAGAAGCAGAAGAAGCTGTTTCAGTTGCAGAG GGAAACTATATGAATGCTAAAAAAGATaatgagaaaataaggaagcaATTGGAGAAGCAGAAGAGAAAACACGCAATGGAGATGGTAACCATGAAACAATATCTGGCAGAGAGCCGATTACCAGAATCTGCATTGCAGCCAATGTACTGGAAGGAAGAGGAAGATAGGGCCACAAACAGCATTAGCAACTCGAACGCCGCTGTAACCGAGGATGACCAGTCATGGAGAACTGCATTTCAACCTGCATATCAAGAACGTTACTAA